One segment of Nostoc piscinale CENA21 DNA contains the following:
- a CDS encoding HAD-IA family hydrolase, which produces MERPKVIFLDAVGTIFGVKGSVGEVYSQIAKEFGVEVSAPRLNQAFIQSFKAAPPPIFLDAEPADIPQREFDWWRVIALNTFETAGVLQQFSDFSAFFSELYIHFGTAEPWFIYADVVPSLMNWRRLGIELGIISNFDSRIYSVLQSLGISDYFTSVTISTQACAAKPDPQIFTVALEKHDCSPSAAWHIGDSIVEDYQGAKAVGMRGIWINRDKK; this is translated from the coding sequence ATGGAAAGACCGAAAGTTATTTTTCTAGATGCTGTCGGCACAATATTTGGTGTCAAAGGCAGTGTAGGCGAAGTATATAGTCAGATAGCCAAAGAATTTGGTGTGGAAGTTTCTGCACCCAGATTAAATCAAGCATTTATCCAAAGTTTTAAAGCTGCACCACCACCGATATTTTTAGATGCAGAACCAGCCGACATACCCCAACGCGAGTTTGACTGGTGGCGAGTAATTGCCCTCAACACCTTTGAGACGGCTGGTGTTCTCCAGCAATTTTCTGACTTTTCGGCTTTTTTTAGCGAACTTTACATTCATTTCGGCACGGCTGAACCTTGGTTTATCTATGCTGATGTAGTGCCATCTTTAATGAATTGGCGACGTTTGGGAATTGAACTGGGGATTATTTCTAACTTTGATTCTCGAATTTATTCTGTGTTGCAAAGTCTGGGAATTAGTGACTACTTTACTTCGGTGACAATTTCCACTCAAGCATGTGCGGCTAAACCCGATCCCCAAATTTTTACCGTTGCTTTAGAAAAACATGATTGTTCGCCGTCAGCAGCATGGCACATTGGCGACAGCATTGTGGAAGATTATCAAGGGGCGAAGGCTGTTGGGATGCGGGGGATTTGGATAAATCGGGATAAAAAATAG
- a CDS encoding DUF5674 family protein, whose amino-acid sequence MDNQKRSLADSTRLRAIAFALRFITISYKGESRQLVLIIRERATREQVEQMLQTLQVYIKVAVDIEKGILAGGEEQHAYCEAALLEDGSRQRDIWGADWIPFNQTIAFESIINIRPSQNNRSMLIQDPVIRERVQTIIQELIGGYEPEFR is encoded by the coding sequence TTGGATAATCAAAAGCGATCGCTCGCTGATTCTACCAGACTCAGAGCGATCGCTTTTGCTTTGAGATTCATTACTATAAGTTATAAGGGTGAGAGTAGACAGTTGGTATTGATCATTCGGGAAAGAGCAACAAGAGAGCAAGTTGAACAAATGCTGCAAACTTTACAAGTTTACATTAAAGTTGCAGTAGATATTGAAAAAGGGATTTTGGCAGGAGGAGAAGAACAACACGCTTACTGTGAAGCAGCATTGCTGGAAGATGGTAGCAGACAGCGAGATATTTGGGGTGCTGATTGGATTCCCTTTAACCAAACAATAGCTTTTGAGTCAATTATCAACATTCGCCCCAGTCAAAATAATCGCTCAATGTTAATTCAAGACCCAGTAATTCGAGAACGTGTGCAAACAATTATTCAGGAATTGATTGGGGGATATGAACCAGAATTTAGATGA